One genomic segment of Falco biarmicus isolate bFalBia1 chromosome 15, bFalBia1.pri, whole genome shotgun sequence includes these proteins:
- the HSF4 gene encoding heat shock factor protein 4, producing the protein MQDSPSSLVMDGYSSNVPAFLTKLWTLVEDPETNHLICWSTNGTSFHVFDQGRFAKEVLPKYFKHNNMASFVRQLNMYGFRKVVNIEQGGLVKPERDDTEFQHLCFLQGHEHLLEHIKRKVSVVKSEETKMRQEDLSRLLYEVQILRSQQENMECQVQDMKQQNEVLWREVVSLRQNHSQQQKVINKLIQFLFGQLQSSPGGTGIKRKLPLMLDNGISAPQVSKFSRHLSADPLHDPYFIQSPSTEPASCLNSPAIAGGPIISDVTEASPSNIINMQSPPENDREKCLMLIKEEPVSPGVKATAEPDVPLPGCRACSEPPVLPVAMVQSVLEGKGSCGAAPPGTSQPSERRGRRALLDRTDISDPLEGTDWSLEGLQLLLRSQQYGLEPASLLDVFNPNLSLSEWNLTEMEASLSPMQRLTVDLEKNATELSSKVFNPPFNNACPGKDVILESTQQFLIDRQSIFGNDVISLPESSSLYVPSENLASYLSSVGVQGDIPLNLSSSTDNNQ; encoded by the exons ATGCAGGATTCGCCCAGCTCTCTGGTGATGGATGGCTACTCCAGCAATGTGCCAGCCTTCCTAACCAAACTCTGGACGCTGGTGGAAGATCCTGAAACGAACCACCTCATCTGCTGGAGCACT AATGGCACGAGCTTCCATGTCTTCGACCAAGGGCGCTTTGCCAAAGAGGTGCTGCCCAAGTACTTCAAACACAACAACATGGCCAGTTTCGTCCGGCAGCTGAACATGT ATGGCTTCAGGAAGGTGGTGAACATCGAGCAGGGGGGTCTTGTCAAGCCTGAGCGAGATGACACCGAGTTCCAGCACCTCTGTTTCCTGCAGGGCCATGAGCACCTCCTGGAGCACATCAAGAGGAAG gtGTCAGTAGTGAAAAGTGAGGAGACCAAGATGCGCCAGGAGGACCTCAGCAGGTTGCTATATGAGGTACAGATACTGAGGAGTCAGCAGGAGAACATGGAGTGTCAAGTGCAGGACATGAAGCA gcAAAATGAAGTTCTTTGGCGGGAAGTTGTTTCTCTCCGGCAGAACCACTCCCAGCAACAGAAAGTGATCAACAAG CTGATTCAGTTTCTGTTCGGCCAGCTCCAATCAAGCCCCGGCGGCACTGGGATAAAGAGGAAGCT ACCTCTGATGCTTGATAACGGGATCTCAGCTCCACAAGTGTCCAAGTTCAGCCGGCATTTGTCCGCGGACCCCCTCCACGACCCCTATTTCATACAGTCG CCATCGACAGAACCTGCTTCTTGCTTAAACAGCCCTGCAATTGCTGGAGGACCCATCATATCGGATGTTACTGAAGCATCACCTTCCAACATAATAAATATGCAGTCCCCTCCCGAAAATGACAG GGAGAAGTGCCTCATGCTGATCAAGGAAGAGCCGGTCAGCCCCGGAGTGAAAGCCACCGCTGAGCCAGACGTGCCCCTGCCAGGCTGCCGGGCTTGCTCCGAGCCCCCCGTGCTGCCGGTGGCCATGGTTCAGTCTGTTTTGGAAGGCAAAGGGAGCTGTGGTGCAGCCCCACCGGGGACCTCCCAACCCTCCgagagaagaggcagaagggCATTGCTGGACAG AACAGATATTTCAGACCCCTTGGAGGGCACCGACTGGAGCTTggaagggctgcagctgctgctgcggaGCCAGCAGTACGGCCTGGAGCCCGCCAGCCTCTTGGAT GTCTTTAATCCCAATTTATCTTTGAGTGAGTGGAATTTGACTGAAATGGAAGCCAGTCTGTCCCCG ATGCAGCGACTCACAGTGGATCTGGAGAAGAATGCAACTGAGCTGTCCTCAAAAGTGTTCAACCCACCGTTTAACAACGCCTGCCCAG GGAAAGATGTCATTCTTGAAAGCACCCAGCAGTTCCTCATTGATCGCCAGTCAATCTTTGGAAATGACGTCATCAGCTTGCCTGAAAGTTCATCGCTTTACGTTCCATCTGAAAATCTGGCTTCCTACCTGTCCTCTGTGGGTGTCCAAGGGGATATCCCATTAAACCTGAGCTCTTCAACTGACAACAACCAGTGA